A genomic stretch from Falco naumanni isolate bFalNau1 chromosome 4, bFalNau1.pat, whole genome shotgun sequence includes:
- the LOC121087588 gene encoding SRSF protein kinase 3-like — translation MEEQVQEEMPAAHCTGGHHPVREGDVFNTRYQALRKLGCGAFATVWLCQDMRRKKQVAVKVLKSREGFAEAAKDEVALLRCVSSMKKKDQAGENIVSLLDDFRMIGENGFHACLVFEALGPSLRCLMGNYTAQGLPLPFVKKSLQQVLAGLHFLHKCCRIIHADIKPENILLYGHDKSLQRLLPDTLDCSQRTDLRLKGPGGDLGDRLEESDLMSIEVKIADLGSACWTYKPFSKKIQTQPYRALEVLLGLDYGTPADIWSTGCLAFEMATGECLFDPQPGKYFSRDDDHVARIIELLGRIPPQIAFSWNKSTKFFSRPGALLRLSRLSPRSLHSTLADRHRWRQHEVTPFASFLLPALQYAPQRRATAAQCLQHAWLSAP, via the exons ATGGAGGAGCAGGTGCAGGAGGAGATGCCAGCAGCCCACTGCACAG GAGGCCACCACCCCGTGCGTGAAGGAGACGTGTTCAACACGCGATACCAGGCTCTGCGCAAGCTGGGCTGCGGCGCCTTTGCCACCGTCTGGCTGTGCCAGGACATGAG gaggaagaagcaagtaGCTGTGAAGGTCCTGAAAAGCAGGGAAGGCTTTGCTGAGGCTGCCAAAGACGAGGTCGCTCTCCTCCGCTGT GTGAGCAGTATGAAGAAGAAGGACCAGGCAGGAGAGAACATCGTCTCTTTATTAGATGACTTCAGAATGATCGGAGAGAATGGATTCC ATGCTTGCTTGGTGTTTGAGGCGCTGGGTCCCTCCCTGCGATGTCTGATGGGCAACTACACAGCCCAGGGACTGCCTCTGCCTTTTGtgaaaaaatctttacagcag gtgctggcagggctgcactTCCTGCACAAGTGCTGCCGCATTATCCACGCGGACATCAAACCGGAGAACATCTTGCTGTACGGACATGACAAAAGCCTCCAAAGGCTTCTGCCTGATACACTCGACTGCAGCCAGAGAACAGATTTGAGGCTAAAGGGACCAG GAGGTGATCTTGGCGATCGATTGGAAGAATCTGATTTAATGAGCATAGAAGTGAAGATTGCAGATCTGGGCAGCGCGTGCTGGACA taCAAGCCTTTTTCCAAGAAGATACAGACTCAGCCATACCGTGCCCTGGAAGTGCTTCTCGGATTAGACTACGGCACTCCCGCGGACATCTggagcacaggctgcctg GCATTTGAAATGGCAACTGGGGAGTGTCTCTTTGATCCTCAACCTGGGAAATATTTCTCCAGAGATGATG ATCATGTTGCTCGTATTATTGAACTCCTGGGAAGAATTCCTCCTCAAATTGCTTTCTCCTGGAACAAGTCAACAAAATTTTTCAGCAGGCCAG GCGCTCTCCTGCGGCTCTCCAGGCTCTCCCCCCGCAgcctgcacagcaccctggcGGACAGGCACCGCTGGAGGCAACACGAGGTCACCCCCTTCGCCAGCTTCCTCCTGCCCGCGCTGCAGTACGCGCCGCAGCGCCGCGCCACAGCCGCCCAGTGCCTGCAGCACGCCTGGCTCAGCGCGCCCTga